AAGTGTCGAAAGGTTTGAGAAGAAGAAGGATAAACATCAATAACTATAACTTATAACTTATAGTGACGAGTTAAAAGGGTCAAAAAGGGCATTATATGGAACTGAGATGTGAAGATGTGAGCATGAGGTGATAATTATAGATTATGTGGTAGTAAGTGGGTATTGCATCTGTTGCAATTCTTTTTGGAAGGGCACGTGGTACTATGATATTGACACGACAATAAGATACATTCACTTCCTTTTACTAGAAACTCATTAGAGAGGGGTATTATTTTTTTATTTGGGAGTTCTATTGTGTCATTCTCAGCGAGCAGGAAAGCATCGAAAAAAAACTACGTGATAGGGAAGAGCGTGTATATAGATGAGGATGTGGAGATCGGAATCGGAGATGGGGTAAAGGTTCAGAATTTCGTTTCTGTTTATAAAGGGGTAAGGATAGAGGACGATGTTTTAGTTGGACCTTTGGTAACGTCCACAAATGATTTGTATCCAAGAGCTTTTAGCTGGGACGTGGATACGCTAACCATGACTGTGGTCAAAGAAGGTGCGAGCATCGGTGCGAACTCAACCATTGTTTGCGGTGTAACAATAGGAATAGGCGAGTATGCGATGATTGGGGCGGGTTCGGTAGTAATGAAGGATGTGCCACCTTTTGGGTTGGTGTATGGCAATCCAGCGGAATTGAAAGGTTTTGTGTGCTACTGTTTACGGATGAGAATAACAATCCGGATTTCAGTATCTTGGAGAACGCATTCAGGAACGCTGGAAAGATATTGAAGAAGCGTGATCTGGTGGTTTTAGAGACGAGTGTACCACCGATGACCACCAAAAAGCGAGTGAGGCAATGGCTGGAAGAAGAAAGTGGATTAGAGTTAGAGTTAGAGTCAAAGTCAGAGTCAGGTGAATTCTACCTGGCACACTCGCCAGAGAGAATAATGACTGGATACAGCATTTCAAGACTGAAGGAGTTTCCAAAGGTTGTGGGTGGTGTTAACGGTGAGAGCGGAATGAAGGCTTTTGAAATCTATAAGAGTTTCATACCGAATTTGCATCTGGTATCTTCTGCACGCGTTGCGGAATTTATAAAACTCATAGAAGGTTGTTATCGCGACGTTAACATCTGCATGGCAAACGAACTGCTTAAGATTGCAGATGAACTGGGCATTGATTTTTACGAGGCAAAAGAGTATACGAATTACGAATATTGCCAGATACATCTGCCATCTACAGGTGTTGGTGGGCATTGTAATTCCAGTGTATCCATGGTTTTTGATAAAAGAGATGGAAAGTAGGGAGAAGTTTGGCTATACAAGGTTGCTGAGGACTGCAAGAGAGTTAAATGATGAGATGATTGAATACTGGGCGGAAAGAATCAGCGTAGAGTGTTTAAAGATGGATATGCCTTTAAGTGAGGTAAAATATGTATCAGGGGTATAACTTTCAGGGAAGGAGTTAAAGAGTTATATCACAGCAGAAATCTTGCTTTAGTCAGGCTTTTGATGAGTAAAGGATTGGACGTTTATGTATGTTTACGATGATTTGTATTCGAGAGAAGAGGTGGGAGAAATGGGATTGAGATATTTAGAGCCGGAAAATGCGGATTTGGTGTTTGATTGCTTTGGATTGAAGATGGGGTAGAGATAGAAAGGCTCTATAAGGGTATTACAAGTATTAAATTAGAGGTGTAAAATAGAGATGAAGAAACTTATTTGATTAAACAATAAAATTATAATTTCAAAGATAATTTCAAAGGCATTAAAGAGAGAGGGTAAATATGGTTTCAGCCACGAGAATAAGTAAAATCGTAGGGGCATCGGAAGAGGAGCTAATTAACAGAAGTCTGATCTCGTTTATAGAACGAGAGATAATACTTGCAGAAGCGGATATAGCGGACATACGTAAGAAATATAACGTGATCTCCAAAGAAGAGCTTTATGAAGCAATAAAATCAAAGAAAATAGCGAGTCATCCTGCATGGGGGGATTACATTGTTTGGAAGAATAAAGAAAGGTATATAGAAGATTTAAAGGAGCAAGCGAAGTTTATCAGGGTATTAAAAATTGCAAATGGTGAGTATGCTGAATGAGGATACTCTTAGTTTCAACACAGGATTACATACATCATCCAGTGCCTTCAAGGCATCACTACATATTCGAGGAGCTGGCGAAGCGGCATGAGGTGCACGTGCCGCATTTTCATGTGAGTAGAGGCAGAGCGAGAGAGACGAGGTTGATTGTGCACGAAGCCACAAAGTTCCCTTTCAGGGAGCCTATACTGCACTATACTTTGAATGCACCGTATCAGTATGCGATATTCAAGAGGATAATAAAGGAAGAAGGGATAGACGTTGTTGTCGCGGCGCATATATTTGCCGGTGCAGCGGTGATAAAAGCGGCGAGGAAATACGGTGTTCCGGTAGTGTTCGACCTCAAGGACTGGTTTCCGGATTCTGCGGCGGCGTATTATAAAAATAAGGTGATGAAATGGATTTTGAGGGAGGGCGTGTGGCGGATTACGAAACATAATCTCGACAGGAGTGATAGGATAACAACGGTTTCGCCTTCGCTCGTAGAGCGACTGAAGAAATACGGATATGATGCGAAGTTGATTACGAACGGTGTGGATACCGATATTTTTAAGCCGATGGATTCGCGAGCGGGGAAGAGGATGCTTGGACTGGATGAGGATTGTTTTGTGATCGGGTTTGTTGGAGCGATAGAACGGTGTTTTGAGTTAGACGAGGTAATAAAAGCACTTCCTGATGTGTTGAAATATCGAGATGATGTAAAATTATTAATAGTCGGGGGATCATTATTTACAGATTACGAAATATCACTTAAAAAATTAGTTAAATATATGGGACTTAGCGGAGAGATTATATTTACAGGGCCAATAGAATATAAAAAAGTGCCTCAGTATATTGCCGCTATGGATATATGTTTATATCCTTTATCCAAGTATTCATGGCCTG
Above is a genomic segment from Methanophagales archaeon containing:
- a CDS encoding glycosyltransferase encodes the protein MRILLVSTQDYIHHPVPSRHHYIFEELAKRHEVHVPHFHVSRGRARETRLIVHEATKFPFREPILHYTLNAPYQYAIFKRIIKEEGIDVVVAAHIFAGAAVIKAARKYGVPVVFDLKDWFPDSAAAYYKNKVMKWILREGVWRITKHNLDRSDRITTVSPSLVERLKKYGYDAKLITNGVDTDIFKPMDSRAGKRMLGLDEDCFVIGFVGAIERCFELDEVIKALPDVLKYRDDVKLLIVGGSLFTDYEISLKKLVKYMGLSGEIIFTGPIEYKKVPQYIAAMDICLYPLSKYSWP
- a CDS encoding N-acetyltransferase codes for the protein MSFSASRKASKKNYVIGKSVYIDEDVEIGIGDGVKVQNFVSVYKGVRIEDDVLVGPLVTSTNDLYPRAFSWDVDTLTMTVVKEGASIGANSTIVCGVTIGIGEYAMIGAGSVVMKDVPPFGLVYGNPAELKGFVCYCLRMRITIRISVSWRTHSGTLERY